Proteins from one Bos taurus isolate L1 Dominette 01449 registration number 42190680 breed Hereford chromosome 7, ARS-UCD2.0, whole genome shotgun sequence genomic window:
- the OR7A126 gene encoding olfactory receptor 7A17, giving the protein MEPGNNTQSSELFLLGFSEDPELQPLIFGLFLCMYLITVFGNLLIILVIISDFHLHTPMYFFLSNLSFVDICFTSTTIPKMLKNIENQSKVITYEGCIVQVYFCIFLAGLDDFLLIVMAYDLFVAICHPLHYTVVMNPRLCGLLVLVSWMVSAMHSLLQSLVALQLTFCTKVEIPQFFCELNQMVQLACSDTFLNNMVMYLASVLLAGGPFAGILYSYSKIVSSIRRISSTQGKFKAFSTCASHLAVVFLFYCMSLGVYLSSAATHSSHSSAIASVMYTVVTPMLNPFIYSLRNKDIKRALKRVCEIVGIKRPIVLGQMKCP; this is encoded by the coding sequence ATGGAACCAGGTAACAATACACAATCTTCGGAACTTTTTCTTCTGGGATTCTCAGAGGATCCAGAATTGCAGCCCCTCATCTTTGGACTTTTCCTCTGCATGTACCTGATCACTGTGTTTGGAAATCTGCTCATTATCCTGGTCATCATCTCTGACTTCCACCTTCACactcccatgtacttcttcctctccaacttgTCCTTTGTAGACATCTGCTTCACCTCTACAACCATCCCAAAGATGCTGAAGAATATCGAGAACCAGAGCAAAGTCATAACCTATGAAGGCTGCATCGTCCAGGTGTATTTTTGCATATTCCTTGCAGGATTAGATGACTTCCTCCTGATAGTGATGGCCTACGACCTCTTTGTGGCCATATGCCACCCCCTGCACTACACAGTCGTCATGAACCCTCGGCTCTGTGGACTGCTGGTATTGGTGTCCTGGATGGTGAGTGCTATGCATTCCTTGTTACAAAGTTTAGTGGCTTTGCAGCTGACTTTCTGTACAAAGGTGGAAATTCCCCAATTTTTTTGTGAACTCAATCAGATGGTCCAACTTGCCTGTTCTGACACCTTTCTTAATAACATGGTGATGTATTTGGCATCAGTGCTACTAGCTGGTGGGCCGTTTGCTGGTATCCTTTACTCTTACTCTAAGATAGTCTCTTCCATACGAAGAATCTCATCAACTCAGGGAAAGTTTAAAGCATTTTCCACTTGTGCATCTCATCTCgcagttgtctttttattttattgtatgagCCTAGGAGTGTACCTTAGCTCTGCTGCTACACACAGCTCACACTCAAGTGCAATAGCCTCCgtgatgtacactgtggtcacacccatgctgaacccATTCATCTACAGTCTGAGGAACAAAGACATAAAGAGGGCTCTGAAGAGAGTCTGTGAAATAGTAGGTATAAAAAGGCCAATTGTCCTGGGGCAGATGAAGTGCCCTTGA